The region CCTCATTGTGATCGACGAAGCACATCGCTCGGTGTATCAAAAATACCGTGCCATCTTCGAGTATTTCGACAGCTTGCTGGTGGGGCTGACTGCGACACCCAAGGACGAAATCGACCACAACACCTATGGCCTGTTCGACCTTGAAAGCGGCGTGCCGACCGATGCCTACTCGCTCGACGATGCGGTGTCCGATAAGTTTCTGGTTCCGCCCGAGGCGGTTTCCGTACCGCTCAAGTTTCAGCGCGAGGGCATCAAATTCGATCAGCTATCGGAAGATGAACAGGAACAGTGGGACGCACTGGAGTGGAACGAGGACGGCACTGCGCCCGATGAAGTGGGCGCCGAGGCGCTCAACAAGTGGCTGTTCAACGCCGACACCGTGGACAAGGTGCTGGCACATGTGATGACGCGCGGGCAGAAGGTGGCGGGCGGCGACCGGTTGGGCAAGACCATCATTTTCGCCAAGAACAACGACCACGCCGAATTTATCGCTGAGCGTTTTAATATCAACTATCCGCATTACAAAGGCGAGTTCGCGCGGGTCATCACTTTCAAGACCGAATACGCGCAGAGCCTGATCGATAATTTCTCCGCAAAAGACAAGATGCCGCATATCGCCATCTCGGTGGATATGCTCGACACCGGCATCGACGTGCCGGAAGTGTTGAACCTGGTGTTCTTCAAGGCGGTGCGCTCCAAGACCAAGTTCTGGCAGATGGTCGGGCGCGGCACGCGGTTGTGTCCAAATGTGTTTGGGCCGAATGAGGACAAGAAATTCTTTTACATCTTCGACTACTGCCAGAATCTGGAATATTTCGCCCAGAACCCGGATGTGACCGACGGTGCCGCCAGCGAAGCGCTAGGGACGCGCTTGTTCAAGGCGCGTTTGCAGTTGATCGGCGAGCTGGACAACCAGTTCACCGATGAGCAGGCAATGCGCCAGGTCGAAGATGCGTATGGCGATACCGGTGACGACAAGACACTGCGCCGCGAGTTGGCCGAGATGCTGCATACGCAGGTGGCGGCGATGAACATCGACAATTTTGTGGTGCGGCCACAACGCAGGCTGGTGGAAAAATATGCCCAGACTGAGCCGTGGCAAAAGTTGGGCGTGGCGGAGTTTGGCGAACTGGCGCAATACGTGTCGGGTCTGCCCACCGAGATGTCCGATGAAGACGAAGAGGCCAAGCGTTTTGATTTGCTGGTACTGCGCACGCAGCTTTCCATTTTGCAGGCCAATCCAGGCTTCGCCAGCCTGCGCGAAAAAATCGTCGCCATTGCCAGCGCGCTGGAAGATCAGCAGAGCATCCCGGCCATCAAGGCGCACATCGTTTTGATTCAATCGATGATGGGTGAGGAATGGTGGGCGGATGTCACCGTCGCCATGCTGGAGACGGTACGCAAACGGCTGCGCACGTTGATCAAGCTTATCGAGAAAGGTAAGCGCATCGTCGTTTACACCGACTTTGAAGACGAACTGGGAGAAGGCACCACGATTGAGCTGCCGGAAATGGGTATCGGTATGAACTTCGAGCGCTTCCGCGACAAGGCGCGCCAGTTCCTCAAGGCGCATGAAAGCCACCTGGCACTGCAACGTCTGCGCCGCAATCAGCCGCTCACACCTTCCGACCTAGATGAGCTGGAGCGCATGCTGGTGGAAGCGGGCGGTACACAGGCAATCATTGAGCGCGCCAAGGAGCAAAGCCACGGGCTGGGCGTGTTCATCCGCTCGCTGGTGGGGCTGGACCATGAAACCGCGAAGCAGGCATTCAGCCAGTTCATCTCGGGAACTGCGGTAACGGCCAACCAGATTGAGTTCATCAACCTGGT is a window of Sideroxydans sp. CL21 DNA encoding:
- a CDS encoding DEAD/DEAH box helicase family protein, giving the protein MSNFAFLQPEWPLLFEAATQAEGTANTDARASCFYSRRALELTVAWLYTYDKTLKLPYQDHLSALIHEPTFRKATGEAVFTKTKLIKDLGNLAVHSTRKILPADALTTTRELLHVCYWLARTYGKKSRPDPTLGFSPALLPQPSAAPAQSLGQLQKLEAQLHERDAKLTTLLADKTALDEELKKLREEIAASKKTNSAQPDTHDYSEAQTRDYFIDLLLKEAGWPLDKPQDREFEVSGMPSDSGIGFVDYVLWADDGKPLAVIEAKRTKRDAKVGQQQAKLYADCLEAKYAQRPVIFYTNGCEHWLWDDASYPPRAVQGFFKMAELELMIQRRTTRKSLAAAPINEAIVERYYQTRAIRRIGEAIETDYQRKALVVMATGAGKTRTVIALADVLMRCNWAKRVLFLADRVALVRQAVNAFKTHLPDSSPVNLVTEKDTEGRVYLSTYPTMMGLIDDAKDGQRRFGVGHFDLIVIDEAHRSVYQKYRAIFEYFDSLLVGLTATPKDEIDHNTYGLFDLESGVPTDAYSLDDAVSDKFLVPPEAVSVPLKFQREGIKFDQLSEDEQEQWDALEWNEDGTAPDEVGAEALNKWLFNADTVDKVLAHVMTRGQKVAGGDRLGKTIIFAKNNDHAEFIAERFNINYPHYKGEFARVITFKTEYAQSLIDNFSAKDKMPHIAISVDMLDTGIDVPEVLNLVFFKAVRSKTKFWQMVGRGTRLCPNVFGPNEDKKFFYIFDYCQNLEYFAQNPDVTDGAASEALGTRLFKARLQLIGELDNQFTDEQAMRQVEDAYGDTGDDKTLRRELAEMLHTQVAAMNIDNFVVRPQRRLVEKYAQTEPWQKLGVAEFGELAQYVSGLPTEMSDEDEEAKRFDLLVLRTQLSILQANPGFASLREKIVAIASALEDQQSIPAIKAHIVLIQSMMGEEWWADVTVAMLETVRKRLRTLIKLIEKGKRIVVYTDFEDELGEGTTIELPEMGIGMNFERFRDKARQFLKAHESHLALQRLRRNQPLTPSDLDELERMLVEAGGTQAIIERAKEQSHGLGVFIRSLVGLDHETAKQAFSQFISGTAVTANQIEFINLVVDYLTENGVMEPDRLYESPFTDINPLGPEGVFPSAKVDLMVQVLAEIRKSAVA